A stretch of Cucumis sativus cultivar 9930 chromosome 2, Cucumber_9930_V3, whole genome shotgun sequence DNA encodes these proteins:
- the LOC101216503 gene encoding thaumatin-like protein 1 isoform X2, which translates to MDRPLPLLLATVFTLLLLSDVESTSFKLINKCRTTVWPGLLSGAGTAQLPTTGFPLHSGKSKIIPLPKSWSGRLWARTLCGFDSDGKFSCLTGDCGSGKVECIGGGAKPPATLAEFTLNGADGLDFYDVSLVDGYNIPMLIVAKGGRRGGCAATGCLVDLNGACPSELRVAHSGGGGRSVACRSACEAFNAPQFCCSEAFSTPDTCRPSVYSEYFKHACPRAYSYAYDDKTSTFTCASADYLIIFCPLPYTSQKVLSAKKDGAELPLVNKTMMYLRSRRANGVLSAGR; encoded by the exons ATGGATCGTCCACTTCCACTCCTTCTCGCCACTGTTTTCactcttctccttctctcaG ATGTTGAATCGACGTCTTTTAAGTTAATCAACAAGTGTCGTACCACGGTTTGGCCGGGTTTGTTATCCGGCGCCGGCACTGCCCAACTGCCCACCACCGGTTTCCCTCTCCACAGCGGCAAATCCAAGATCATTCCGCTTCCTAAATCTTGGTCCGGTCGATTATGGGCTCGAACCCTCTGTGGATTTGATTCAGATGGGAAATTCTCTTGCTTAACCGGCGACTGTGGGTCGGGTAAAGTGGAGTGTATCGGCGGCGGCGCTAAGCCACCAGCTACTTTGGCGGAGTTCACTTTGAACGGAGCCGATGGGCTTGATTTTTACGACGTGAGTTTGGTTGATGGGTATAACATTCCGATGCTGATAGTGGCTAAAGGTGGGAGGAGAGGAGGTTGCGCGGCGACGGGGTGTTTGGTGGATTTGAACGGGGCGTGTCCGTCAGAGCTGAGAGTAGCACATAGTGGTGGTGGTGGAAGGAGCGTGGCATGTAGAAGCGCGTGTGAGGCTTTTAATGCTCCGCAATTTTGTTGTAGTGAGGCGTTCTCTACGCCTGACACGTGTCGTCCATCGGTATATTCGGAATACTTTAAACATGCTTGCCCACGCGCGTATAGCTACGCGTATGATGACAAAACTAGCACTTTCACCTGTGCGTCTGCTGATTATCTCATTATATTTTGCCCATTGCCTTACACCAG TCAGAAAGTGTTGAGTGCAAAGAAAGACGGGGCAGAGCTACCACTCGTGAACAAGACGATGATGTATCTGAGAAGCCGAAGAGCAAACGGCGTGTTATCTGCAG GCAGATAG
- the LOC101216503 gene encoding thaumatin-like protein 1 isoform X1, protein MDRPLPLLLATVFTLLLLSDVESTSFKLINKCRTTVWPGLLSGAGTAQLPTTGFPLHSGKSKIIPLPKSWSGRLWARTLCGFDSDGKFSCLTGDCGSGKVECIGGGAKPPATLAEFTLNGADGLDFYDVSLVDGYNIPMLIVAKGGRRGGCAATGCLVDLNGACPSELRVAHSGGGGRSVACRSACEAFNAPQFCCSEAFSTPDTCRPSVYSEYFKHACPRAYSYAYDDKTSTFTCASADYLIIFCPLPYTSQKVLSAKKDGAELPLVNKTMMYLRSRRANGVLSAGLIEY, encoded by the exons ATGGATCGTCCACTTCCACTCCTTCTCGCCACTGTTTTCactcttctccttctctcaG ATGTTGAATCGACGTCTTTTAAGTTAATCAACAAGTGTCGTACCACGGTTTGGCCGGGTTTGTTATCCGGCGCCGGCACTGCCCAACTGCCCACCACCGGTTTCCCTCTCCACAGCGGCAAATCCAAGATCATTCCGCTTCCTAAATCTTGGTCCGGTCGATTATGGGCTCGAACCCTCTGTGGATTTGATTCAGATGGGAAATTCTCTTGCTTAACCGGCGACTGTGGGTCGGGTAAAGTGGAGTGTATCGGCGGCGGCGCTAAGCCACCAGCTACTTTGGCGGAGTTCACTTTGAACGGAGCCGATGGGCTTGATTTTTACGACGTGAGTTTGGTTGATGGGTATAACATTCCGATGCTGATAGTGGCTAAAGGTGGGAGGAGAGGAGGTTGCGCGGCGACGGGGTGTTTGGTGGATTTGAACGGGGCGTGTCCGTCAGAGCTGAGAGTAGCACATAGTGGTGGTGGTGGAAGGAGCGTGGCATGTAGAAGCGCGTGTGAGGCTTTTAATGCTCCGCAATTTTGTTGTAGTGAGGCGTTCTCTACGCCTGACACGTGTCGTCCATCGGTATATTCGGAATACTTTAAACATGCTTGCCCACGCGCGTATAGCTACGCGTATGATGACAAAACTAGCACTTTCACCTGTGCGTCTGCTGATTATCTCATTATATTTTGCCCATTGCCTTACACCAG TCAGAAAGTGTTGAGTGCAAAGAAAGACGGGGCAGAGCTACCACTCGTGAACAAGACGATGATGTATCTGAGAAGCCGAAGAGCAAACGGCGTGTTATCTGCAGGTTTAATTGAATACTAA
- the LOC101216255 gene encoding thaumatin-like protein 1 — MASSAPHFISLIFTLLLLLPTSRAATFTFVNRCDFTVWPGILANAGNPTLGTTGFELPKDTSRSFLAPTGWSGRFWGRTSCNFDGSTSGSCLTGDCGSGQLECNGAGAAPPATLAEFTLGAGGMDFYDVSLVDGYNLPMIVEGTGGSGQCATTGCSTDLNRQCPPELRVGEGDACKSACEAFGTAEYCCSGAYGSPNSCKPSVYSEMFKAACPKSYSYAYDDATSTFTCTGADYTITFCPSSPSQKSSSFPTPTTPDTTSQGYGSETGIESESGSGSGSGSEYGMGYSGASGTDMLGRGASTGSESGSGSGEAMLADGSWLAGLAMGDSARAVSLPSIILFLVTFLVILSSLFL; from the exons ATGGCTTCCTCTGCCCCGCATTTcatctctctcattttcaCACTCCTCCTCTTACTCCCCACTTCCCGAGCCGCCACATTCACCTTCGTCAACAGATGTGATTTCACCGTCTGGCCCGGCATTCTCGCCAATGCCGGCAACCCCACTCTCGGCACCACCGGTTTCGAACTCCCCAAAGACACTTCCCGTTCTTTCCTTGCCCCCACTGGCTGGTCTGGCCGTTTCTGGGGCAGAACCTCCTGTAACTTCGACGGATCCACTTCTGGATCCTGCCTTACCGGTGACTGCGGCTCCGGCCAACTCGAATGCAATGGCGCCGGAGCAGCCCCACCAGCAACTCTCGCCGAGTTCACTCTCGGAGCCGGCGGGATGGATTTTTACGATGTCAGTCTAGTTGATGGCTATAACCTACCCATGATCGTTGAAGGAACTGGTGGGTCGGGTCAGTGCGCTACCACGGGTTGCTCCACGGATCTGAACCGTCAATGTCCGCCGGAGTTGAGGGTCGGCGAAGGAGATGCGTGCAAGAGCGCGTGTGAAGCGTTTGGGACTGCAGAGTACTGTTGCAGCGGCGCGTACGGTTCACCCAACTCTTGTAAACCGTCGGTGTACTCAGAAATGTTTAAAGCTGCTTGTCCTAAATCGTATAGCTACGCTTACGATGATGCTACGAGTACATTCACTTGTACCGGTGCCGATTACACCATTACATTTTGCCCTTCTTCTCCAAG CCAAAAATCATCAAGTTTCCCTACTCCAACAACCCCAGATACAACATCACAAGGTTACGGATCTGAAACGGGGATAGAGTCGGAGTCAGGATCGGGATCGGGATCAGGATCAGAGTATGGGATGGGTTATTCAGGAGCATCTGGAACTGATATGTTAGGGAGAGGTGCTAGTACGGGATCGGAGTCGGGGTCAGGATCTGGGGAAGCTATGCTAGCAGATGGGTCATGGTTGGCTGGTTTGGCTATGGGAGATTCAGCTAGAGCAGTTTCTCTTCCATccattatattgtttttagtaACATTTTTAGTCATTTTGAGTTCTCTTTTCTTGTAG
- the LOC101205834 gene encoding endo-1,4-beta-xylanase 5 isoform X1, with protein sequence MRNLHPFSTFFLFIFLFLPLLLVLVHSYDGPLYDYTAHTECKLRPEKPLYNGGILKNQALSIQSIGDSSNAIYSPAFLLHNLTARTYYSFSSWVKLGGAVSSVVRASLRMENETYNCIGTVLAKHGCWSFLKGGFFMNLPSNFSILFFQIFDEGDANISIDNASLQPFTEEEWRVNQQLTINSVRKRAVTVHVSDKQGGRLEGALINVKQISKDFAFGSAIAKSIIGNLPYQDWFVKRFNAAVFENELKWYATEPKPGVLNYTTADRMLEFVRANQITARGHNIFWEDPKYTPLWVQNLTGEELKSAVDSRIKGLLSRYKDEFIHWDVSNEMLHFDFYEKSLGANATLHFYKTAHEIDPLATLFMNEFNVVETCSDVKSTVDNYINRLKELKRNGVSMDGIGLEGHFTIPNPPLMRAILDKLATLNLPIWLTEVDISHSLGQETQASYLEVVLREGFSHPAVGGILLWSALDPNGCYQMCLTDANFKNLPTGDVVDKLLKEWKTGDIEARTDNHGSFSFYGFLGEYEVSVKYDNRSAASTFPVSVGDETKHFSIQL encoded by the exons ATGAGAAACCTTCATCCCTTCTctacttttttccttttcatcttcctgtttcttcctcttcttcttgttcttgttcatTCATATG ATGGGCCTTTATACGATTACACAGCTCATACTGAg TGTAAATTACGTCCGGAGAAGCCACTATACAATGGAGGAATCCTCAAAAATCAAGCTTTGAGTATTCAATCCATTGGAGACTCTTCAAATGCTATCTATTCACCTGCATTTCTCTTGCACAATCTCACTGCCAGAACCTATTATTCCTTTTCAA GTTGGGTGAAATTAGGAGGGGCAGTTTCAAGTGTTGTAAGAGCAAGCCTCAGGATGGAGAATGAAACTTACAATTGCATTGGCACTGTTTTGGCAAAGCATGGTTGTTGGTCTTTTCTCAAAGGTGGATTCTTCATGAACTTGCCTTCAAATTTCTCTATTCTATTCTTTCAG ATTTTTGATGAGGGAGATGCCAATATATCAATAGATAATGCCTCTTTACAGCCATTTACAGAAGAAGAGTGGAGAGTAAATCAACAACTCACAATCAATAGT GTGAGGAAACGAGCTGTTACAGTTCACGTTTCTGATAAACAAGGAGGGAGGTTGGAAGGAGCATTGATTAATGTAAAGCAAATCTCTAAAGACTTCGCATTTGGATCTGCAATTGCAAAATCCATCATAGGGAACTTACCTTATCAG GATTGGTTTGTGAAGAGATTCAATGCAgcagtttttgaaaatgaactaaaatggtATGCCACAGAGCCAAAGCCAGGGGTTCTGAACTACACAACAGCTGATAGAATGTTGGAATTTGTTCGTGCGAATCAAATAACCGCCAGAGGCCATAACATCTTCTGGGAGGATCCGAAGTACACACCCCTGTGGGTCCAAAACCTAACTGGGGAGGAGCTGAAATCGGCGGTCGATTCACGGATAAAGGGGCTGTTAAGTAGATACAAAGATGAGTTCATACATTGGGATGTGAGCAATGAAATGCTGCATTTTGATTTCTATGAGAAGAGCCTTGGTGCTAATGCAACATTGCATTTCTATAAAACAGCACACGAGATTGATCCATTGGCTACATTGTTTATGAATGAATTCAATGTGGTGGAGACTTGCAGTGATGTGAAATCAACTGTTGACAATTACATTAATAGGCTTAAAGAACTTAAAAGAAATGGGGTTTCAATGGATGGGATTGGATTGGAAGGTCATTTCACTATTCCTAACCCACCTCTTATGAGAGCCATCTTAGACAAATTGGCTACTCTCAACCTTCCAATTTGGCTCACGGAAGTTGATATCAGCCATTCTTTGGGTCAAGAAACACAG GCTTCTTATTTGGAAGTTGTGCTGAGGGAAGGTTTCTCACACCCTGCTGTAGGTGGGATTTTGTTGTGGTCGGCGCTGGATCCGAATGGTTGCTACCAAATGTGCTTGACCGACGCCAACTTTAAGAACCTCCCAACTGGCGATGTGGTCGACAAGCTCTTGAAGGAATGGAAAACTGGAGATATTGAAGCTCGGACCGATAACCATGGTTCCTTTAGCTTTTATGGCTTTTTGGGTGAATATGAAGTAAGCGTTAAGTATGATAACAGAAGTGCTGCTTCAACTTTCCCTGTCTCAGTTGGGGATGAAACTAAACACTTCAGCATTCAGTTGTAG
- the LOC101205834 gene encoding endo-1,4-beta-xylanase 5 isoform X2, producing the protein MKLTIALALFWQSMVVGLFSKIFDEGDANISIDNASLQPFTEEEWRVNQQLTINSVRKRAVTVHVSDKQGGRLEGALINVKQISKDFAFGSAIAKSIIGNLPYQDWFVKRFNAAVFENELKWYATEPKPGVLNYTTADRMLEFVRANQITARGHNIFWEDPKYTPLWVQNLTGEELKSAVDSRIKGLLSRYKDEFIHWDVSNEMLHFDFYEKSLGANATLHFYKTAHEIDPLATLFMNEFNVVETCSDVKSTVDNYINRLKELKRNGVSMDGIGLEGHFTIPNPPLMRAILDKLATLNLPIWLTEVDISHSLGQETQASYLEVVLREGFSHPAVGGILLWSALDPNGCYQMCLTDANFKNLPTGDVVDKLLKEWKTGDIEARTDNHGSFSFYGFLGEYEVSVKYDNRSAASTFPVSVGDETKHFSIQL; encoded by the exons ATGAAACTTACAATTGCATTGGCACTGTTTTGGCAAAGCATGGTTGTTGGTCTTTTCTCAAAG ATTTTTGATGAGGGAGATGCCAATATATCAATAGATAATGCCTCTTTACAGCCATTTACAGAAGAAGAGTGGAGAGTAAATCAACAACTCACAATCAATAGT GTGAGGAAACGAGCTGTTACAGTTCACGTTTCTGATAAACAAGGAGGGAGGTTGGAAGGAGCATTGATTAATGTAAAGCAAATCTCTAAAGACTTCGCATTTGGATCTGCAATTGCAAAATCCATCATAGGGAACTTACCTTATCAG GATTGGTTTGTGAAGAGATTCAATGCAgcagtttttgaaaatgaactaaaatggtATGCCACAGAGCCAAAGCCAGGGGTTCTGAACTACACAACAGCTGATAGAATGTTGGAATTTGTTCGTGCGAATCAAATAACCGCCAGAGGCCATAACATCTTCTGGGAGGATCCGAAGTACACACCCCTGTGGGTCCAAAACCTAACTGGGGAGGAGCTGAAATCGGCGGTCGATTCACGGATAAAGGGGCTGTTAAGTAGATACAAAGATGAGTTCATACATTGGGATGTGAGCAATGAAATGCTGCATTTTGATTTCTATGAGAAGAGCCTTGGTGCTAATGCAACATTGCATTTCTATAAAACAGCACACGAGATTGATCCATTGGCTACATTGTTTATGAATGAATTCAATGTGGTGGAGACTTGCAGTGATGTGAAATCAACTGTTGACAATTACATTAATAGGCTTAAAGAACTTAAAAGAAATGGGGTTTCAATGGATGGGATTGGATTGGAAGGTCATTTCACTATTCCTAACCCACCTCTTATGAGAGCCATCTTAGACAAATTGGCTACTCTCAACCTTCCAATTTGGCTCACGGAAGTTGATATCAGCCATTCTTTGGGTCAAGAAACACAG GCTTCTTATTTGGAAGTTGTGCTGAGGGAAGGTTTCTCACACCCTGCTGTAGGTGGGATTTTGTTGTGGTCGGCGCTGGATCCGAATGGTTGCTACCAAATGTGCTTGACCGACGCCAACTTTAAGAACCTCCCAACTGGCGATGTGGTCGACAAGCTCTTGAAGGAATGGAAAACTGGAGATATTGAAGCTCGGACCGATAACCATGGTTCCTTTAGCTTTTATGGCTTTTTGGGTGAATATGAAGTAAGCGTTAAGTATGATAACAGAAGTGCTGCTTCAACTTTCCCTGTCTCAGTTGGGGATGAAACTAAACACTTCAGCATTCAGTTGTAG